The sequence TCCAATAACATAACTgtaaagaaagagagaaaaaataaataaaacgaAATGCAGTACCGTATTAATGAAGAACTTGCTATGAGAAGTTTTATCATCCCAAACAAGCAATAAAACTCGAACGCCTTCTTGTGATTTGTACTTTAGCAAATCCCccaaatttaaatttccaCCGCTAGGTAATGGCTTTGTTGGCTCTCTAACTAATTTAACCTTATGATAAATCGACCAACCAACTACATACACCAAATGGTGCGCTTCTAATATAGCGTGACAAATATCCTCCCAGCATTTTTCATGCCTATATACGATGTCGTTCTCTAACTTTATCTCCGGCAAAAAGGAATCCGGCACGTGCGCATCCTGATACAGCGTGACGGAACTCCCGTGACGGACGGGAAAATAACAGTTCTGAATACCGAATTCGTTTGGAGACGCGGCAATACCGTACTGGTATAGTGGATTTTCCTCGCATTGCATGAATTTCATTTCTACACGAATTGCACAATCTGGTTTTGGTGGTTTTCCGTAGGGATCGGTTATCGGAAGCCAGTCGCTTACTGTTTCGCCCGAGATGATTCTCTTAACAGGAACAGTTGCTACTCCGATTAAATCAGCGCCAAACACGTCATTATCTTTAACGTGAAACTCCACGTGAGTGGCAGGGTGAGCGACGGGAATCTTGAAATGTTCGTTCCAGTAAGGATGTTGAGAGTTTGAAATCACGCGCGTGCGTGCGACTGTAGCACCTGACAGGCAAACGGTGACGTAGGGGTCACTTGTGATGATTCTGCGTTGGCGTTcgcttttgtgttctttaatGCAAGGTTTTCGGCAACCGTCGAATGCGAGTAAACAACGGCGAACACGCTCGGTTACTATATCCATGTTTGGTAACTGTCGAGCTTCGattattttcaaatcgagATCGCCGTAGAGATACATCGCGGTATCAGGATTCTGATTATCTTCCGCCATTGAACAAAGAGATTATATTTATCACGCAAATACacatgaaaaataagaaagagaaaagattatgtatgtaaaaagaaattagaaataaagaaGAGACAATGGAGTTGGCTATCAAGGGAGCACCCggagaaatattttaaattgaaaaagcTTTGTTTTCTCTGTTTCTCCGAGGAAGCCAACTGCGAAAAGGTGCAGGCCGTGATAGATGCTGGCAAGAGGAAAAAGGGAAGAATGAGGGATGGTGGAAAGAGACTGCGTGCGGGCGAAGAGTTGAGTTGGTTGTATTGCTTAACAGCTAAACATCAGACACGTGGATAGGGATtattgagttaattttatgttaaaacTTAAAACTGAATGGACGCATCAGTTGCAGGAAGCCCATATCAGAATTCATGAACACGTGATCCCAGCGTTGGAGGCGAACACTTTAAAAGACAAAGACAGATAGTTATGCGCTGAGGCAACATTTAAATGATTAGGTGAGTTTGTCGCCTATCTCAACCAGAAACAATTGATTGGTAATATATCTGTTCTACGATGAAGTTTTCgtttttgttgaattttaaacaaaaacgGACGTCACACAGGTCACATGCTACAGAGGAATGATCAGTTTATTCCAAGATGTGTTCGTCTCCAGTGCCTACAGAGGATCTGTGCTGTACAGAATTGGATTAGAACCTCCATCTTCAGCATTTTATACTCATAAGCTTTATGATACAAATGCCTGCCTATTGCGCTTTCCAGTTATTGTAGATTATTCGTGGACTAAAAAGTGGAAAGAAAGAACTAAGGTAACAAAACCAAAATTATACTTGATTAATACCAAGAATGTGTTTTGCTATCCCTTCCCCCCTTTCTGGGCGAAACATTTACATATAAGCAGTCCATTACGCAACACCAAACAGAGCTTTTGCTATCATACAAATTCCACTGCAGTTATCACTGATCCACTTCCACATTTTAGGCGGCATCTTCAACCTCCTCTCTTAAATTGTACTCCAGTGAGATTAACTCCCTACCTATGGTATCAATTACTTGAGATCTTGTGGCGCCGAGCATAAATAGAGCTAGGAAATGACTTTGATTCAAGAATTTCTACCCTCATATATGAACTACTCCCCTAATACAAACAAATACAGATGGGAGGTTTTTACTTCTTAATAAATACTGACAATATGAAGGCAGAAAGCAACTGTCATAGTTTGAGCCACTCCTAGGCTTCCACATTGCTGTAATTACTGGCTCTCTCATTTGAAATGGGAGGGGCCACCCTCATCATCATACTCTGGATCAAGGCTATCATCTGCACAACATGATAAAGGGATATAAATAAGATCATTAGataatggaaagaaaaaactcaaaaagttCAAGTATGAGAAATgcaaacatgaaagaagttCTATATGTATGCAGATAACCTGCATTGAGATAGATATATCAACAATTAAAGTTTGTAAACCTTGGTTTTCTCTCCTTTTGCCAGGTTTTTCCATAGAGAGTGTAACACATGTTCTCAATAAATCATCAAGAATGTACCAATTTAAGCAGTTTGCTGGATCTGCTTCTAGCTTAGGATCACATCACGCAGCAATCTATGTGATTGCGCGATATAGCGAAGGTTGCCTTTTACTGATTGCAAGCAGAGAAAATTCAGGAAAATAGATAGTCACAATGATGTATAATCCTTACCGAGGCAAATCCAACACACATAATACTGAAACCAGGGAAGTGAAATGGTGCTCTTTCGGATAGGAACAAAGCTggaaaataattcaattttattagtttttattactttCTAAGCCTgagtaaaaatgaaattaaactACAAATCACCTGTTAAAGGAGAGAAAACCAAGGGCGAAACCACATTGGCTAACGAGCCCAAACCTGAAACGAATCCTTGAGCCTTTCCCtggagaaaaggaaaaataaaaagcttttaacATATAGCAGGACGACCTGGGAGATTTTTGGGAACAGAGCGACTCAAactcttcaaaaaaaaaaatagagaactTCATGCCTCTTGAAACTAGCTTTCGTCTTTTGGGTAAAAGCTTAACaattttttgtttctcttctcatttaaaagctgaaattttttttattttctcttctcATTTGTCAGCTTGATGAGAAAGATACTTACAAAAGATATCAGGAttatttagcttaattaaaataaatgctTCAAAAGGATCAAGGAAAATTTTAACATTCTAATGCAAACATATTATCAAAAAGATATCTACCACCGGAACCTTATAGACACTTCCCAATAATTCTACCTGCTCACAAGCCCCAACTTGCTTCGATACAATAGTCCGCAACTGCAAATCATTGTCAAAAATTAACTCAGAGATTACTGTTTGGACAAATAATAAGAACTTTATAGGATAAATGAAGTAAGAAACTCACGCATGGTTGTGAAAAGACGAACAAAATGGAGAGCAAGGCAGCAGCATAAGGGACCTATCAGCCTTTGAAAGGTTAGCAACTAAGACATAATAGAAGTTAACCAAAGCATGGACAACAGACAACTAGAAAAACCAATAAACTGTAATGTCCgtcaaaattaatatttttccaaaaataaaaggaagaatcTTGCAGTTGCTAAGTTAGTCAAATCACATACCCAGAAGGACCATGCAATGCTGTAAAGAAACATCTGCATCAAGACCACAATTACATCATTGCATTAGTCAGTAGTTAAGAAGCTGACAGTGAAATCATTCACAGACATGCCCCTGAAATCATGTCAATGATACTATTCATAAGAACTGGAGGACAGTGATCAACCCAATATGAATAGATGATAACATACATACATAGAAACAAGGTACTTACATGTATACATGTAAAAAAGAGCCCTACTGAAAGCAACCTCGCCTCTCCTAAAGCAGGAGCCAATAAAGGCATGAGAAGCAACTGCAAGTGGATTAGTCTTGCAAATCACAGGAATGTTCCAGGTAAACCAAAATGGGCAAAAGAATGACGTTGAAGTTGAACAAATAAGTGCAAACTATACCTGCGAAATGGTGCCAGCAATCCCAGAAATTACCATTAGGTCAGCAAATTGATTCTTGTTGAAGTGAAACCGTGCCTTTAAGTAGTACTACagataagaaaaggaaaatttggATTTCAACACCTTGCTGTACATTGATATTCAAAATTCAATGCGGTTGAGCTAGCAGTAAATGCAATGAAACATGGCAATTAATTATTTGCCCTTAAGTGAAGAACAGAAACAATATTAATGCCCACAGCCCACACCTTGTAAGTGTGACctattctcttttttatatgaatCATCAACTGCGACCCAAAGTTGGATGTATTCATGTGTTGTTAACCGCAATAGAACATGAACCCGCAAGATAGCCAGAATTGAAATTTAATCCTCAAGCAGAGATAATTTTCTATCAGTACCAAGTACCATCAAGAATATCTTGAAGCCTGTGTACCTCTGAAAAAGAAGTGACCTAACCTCTTAACTAATTAAGTTGATTTTGCACGTGGAACAACCTGCAATGTCTTAATTAGTCAAATTAGGGACGTACCATTAATGAAGCATGAAGGCCAACCTCCGAAAGGTTGATGAAAAAAGCAACAATGGCAGCTTGCGTAAACGTAACACTGAAATTAAAACAAGATTATCACTAGTCATCCTCATAAgaataatacaaatttaaatttaaattttcacgAAATAGCTATCTAGGGACAGCCACTGACCTGCTCTTAAGCAAGCAAATCATATCCTCTAAGGAAGGCATAGTTCTAAAAACCTGCTCATTCTCACTTGAATTTTCAATCTGTACATAAACTTTACCCTTTCCGTTAGAGATTATTGGAGTAGTGAGGTTTTTATCCACGATTGAGTCCTGAAGGAAAACCTTCATGTATACTATGGCCACAACTGCCATTGAGGCTGAAACCTAAATAAAAACATTGGTTCACGCATaaaatcaaagattaaagctgaatcttaatgaaaatttttataaaaaaaaaacagttaaataaaataattaacaccTGGAAAGTGGAGGCGGTGGAAAGAAAACGAGTAGAGAGTGTTCCACAAACGAACGCCGACGATCCAATTCCTGAAAGAATTCCAAAGGCCGAGGCTCGCCGCGCTTCCGGAACATTGTCTGCCTGAAATTATTTCAACGAGAAATGAAACTGAAACAGAGAGGAAGTGTTTGTTTTGGAGGGAAAATTGAGAAAAACGTTTGAATTTGATGTTGTTGGGCTTTTAGACTGATATAGTTTACATACATTTCTTCCGTTATCTTATTCAAAATCATGGGTCAGACCAGGTTTGAGTTCGGGCCAGCACTTTTAACCTAAACTTAAACTCAGGATGGCCCATAAAGTATGGCGTATTAGAAGAAGAACTTACCACATAGGCGAGAGCAAGGCAGTGGACACTTCCTTCACAAACCATGGCAGTGAGAGTCTTCATCACATAATATGCGTAGAAGAAATACGTGGTTCTGCTGTATGCCAATGTGGCTGCAATTCGATCCAGAGAGTCTTTTGCTTCAGTAATGGATTAGTTTCagaataaattatcaaaaccctaattcttttttattttttcttttacaaaagtgtttcgtgataaaaaaaaaaagatatgaataaaatagttaatttaatttcatattcaaaataaataaaaatttaaaacttatttttctctttaatccAACTCATTCTatagtattttattatgtttgaaTTTAGGTTTTCCAACGATTTTTAGggaaaatatcaattataagaTAAAGCTTTTagaacttttaaaaattttcagaTTAAGGAAATAGAGTTTAAATTCTATCTTAATCTCTTGCACTGTGATtgttaaaatctataaaatttatttaatttatttataaattaagtttatgtactttaaatgaaatattaattattttagaatattacataatcaaatttgtatgaaattggttataactaaattacattatattttaataaaaaaataaaattttcaaataaattttacattattaaataaatacacTTTATGAcactaaaatatctctttcaactttatcatttttattttttatatttatttctcaaataaaataaattgttttataaatttcaaccaaatacaatattagaattattatttacctttattaattttcaactaaaaaaaaattaaaatttcttcaTATAACAAGTtcctccattttttttttttttttttgtacatattaaagaaaaaaactatgCAACTTTTAATTGGCGAAGAAAATGGAGTTAATGTTAAACAACAATTGTCTTTCctattatatatctatattaaAAAGGAAAGTAAAAAAAGCAGTTGGTTACTTCTACTTTAAGGTTCCGCCTAAAGTCAGCCTCTCTAGGACGACCGAAAGAGCGATAGTAACATCGCTTGTGCTTTAAACCTCTAatacatatcaaaattaatattagcgAAGGGGATgattaatgaaatataaaacTCTATTTAATGGTCATGATAGAGGACTGacatcataataataataataataacaacgaCATGCTTACCCAAGGGGATTACGGTAAGACTCATAGGAATAGTAAGCAAAGCTTTCCTTCCATATTTGTCCGATAGATTCCCTACCAAAGGCATCATTACCAATGTTCCCAGCCCTATGATCTGCCATCGA is a genomic window of Ricinus communis isolate WT05 ecotype wild-type chromosome 2, ASM1957865v1, whole genome shotgun sequence containing:
- the LOC8267838 gene encoding tetracycline resistance protein, class H isoform X2; amino-acid sequence: MNTLSHLFLTVFFYNFSTFMVIPAMTDVTMFALCPGQVECSLAIFLTGFQQAIIGLGTLVMMPLVGNLSDKYGRKALLTIPMSLTVIPLATLAYSRTTYFFYAYYVMKTLTAMVCEGSVHCLALAYVADNVPEARRASAFGILSGIGSSAFVCGTLSTRFLSTASTFQVSASMAVVAIVYMKVFLQDSIVDKNLTTPIISNGKGKVYVQIENSSENEQVFRTMPSLEDMICLLKSSVTFTQAAIVAFFINLSEVGLHASLMYYLKARFHFNKNQFADLMVISGIAGTISQLLLMPLLAPALGEARLLSVGLFFTCIHMFLYSIAWSFWVPYAAALLSILFVFSQPCLRTIVSKQVGACEQGKAQGFVSGLGSLANVVSPLVFSPLTALFLSERAPFHFPGFSIMCVGFASMIALIQSMMMRVAPPISNERASNYSNVEA
- the LOC8267838 gene encoding tetracycline resistance protein, class H isoform X1; the encoded protein is MEKLSGLSHLFMTIFLHNFSTFMVIPAITDVTMSALCPGRDECSLAIYLTGFQQAIIGLGTLVMMPLVGNLSDKYGRKALLTIPMSLTVIPLATLAYSRTTYFFYAYYVMKTLTAMVCEGSVHCLALAYVADNVPEARRASAFGILSGIGSSAFVCGTLSTRFLSTASTFQVSASMAVVAIVYMKVFLQDSIVDKNLTTPIISNGKGKVYVQIENSSENEQVFRTMPSLEDMICLLKSSVTFTQAAIVAFFINLSEVGLHASLMYYLKARFHFNKNQFADLMVISGIAGTISQLLLMPLLAPALGEARLLSVGLFFTCIHMFLYSIAWSFWVPYAAALLSILFVFSQPCLRTIVSKQVGACEQGKAQGFVSGLGSLANVVSPLVFSPLTALFLSERAPFHFPGFSIMCVGFASMIALIQSMMMRVAPPISNERASNYSNVEA